DNA from Pirellulaceae bacterium:
CGGAACTGGGTAGCCAGAAAATGCCAAACCGGAGGGAATCGGGCAAAATCTGTCCAGGCTTAACCTGTAGTACGTACTCTGGGGACAACGCGATGCCCACGATATTGAGCGTTCGCAAGCGTCCGTTCAAGATTGCCTGAACGCTGTCCCCTGGGAGAAAACCGTGTTTCTCTGCAAAGGATTCGCCAACCAGGACTTCCAAACCTCGGCCCGCTTCGGGCATTCGGCCGCGACGAAGGTAAATCTGGTTGAGCGCCGGTTGTCGTAGGTCCGGTATGGAAATCAAGCGCGCAGTGGCGGGCTGGTCCATACCGCTGACAATCAAAGTTACGTCTTGGACAATTCGTGGGTCAACCTGTGCCACGCTATCTATCTCGCTGATCCGCTGCGCTACACTCAACGGTGCGCGACGTACCGTAGCAAACAAGTGAGCGAAGTTGTAGCGACTGTAATAGGTATCCCGAGTTTCCGTCAGGGAATCGAGTGTGCTGAGGGACATGACGCAAATGGCGATGCCAGAGGCAATCACCAAGCACACCGCCAATGCTTGGCCGCGCAGGGTCCACAAGTCGCGCAATAGCTTTTTGTCTATGGCTCGCATACGCCTGTCTCACCATTGGATTTCATGAGGTGCCAGGCGTCGCATGTTTTGACGCTGATTGACGATTCGACCGTCGGACATGCTGATTACCCGATCGGCCATCTCGGCGATCATGGCGTTGTGCGTGATGACGGCCGTCGTTGTGCCCAATTCTTCATTGACGCGCTGAATGACCTCCAGCACGCGCACTCCAGTGGTCACATCCAGCGCTCCGGTAGGTTCATCGCACAGCAGCACACCGGGGCGCTTAGCAATGGCGCGAGCAATGGCAACCCGTTGCTGTTCGCCACCGGAAAGCTGTGATGGGAAATGATGACGTCGCTCGGCGAGCCCCACCAGCTCCAGTGCTTCACTGGGCGCTAACGGGTTTTCGCAAATCTCAGTTACCAATGCTACATTTTCTTCGGCCGTCAGGCTGGGAATCAGATTATAGAATTGGAAGACAAAGCCCACGTTGGTTCGACGGAATCGGGTCAACTGGGCTTCGGACATCTTCGTCAATTCTTGACCGCGATAGAACACCTGACCGGATGTAGGCAAGTCCAGTGCCCCCAAGATATTGAGTAGCGTCGATTTGCCGCTGCCCGATGGTCCAACCAGAACTACGAATTCCCCTTCGAACAGTGTCAAACTCGTTCCACGTAGTGCACACACGTCCACTTCGCCCATCCGATAAACCCGGGTGATGTCGCGGGACTCAAAAACTACCGCACGAGTTTCTGTTGCTTGAAGACCTCTATTCATAGAAGCAACTCAGCGGCGTTAATTGACAAATGATCCACATGGATTGACCGTTGGAATCAAATTATTTCAGCGGAGGGTCAGAATTGGCGGCGCACCGTAAAGTTTATCCAGTGCGTAACTTGCTCACGCGCAGACCTCCATGCAACGTCTTTTTGTACTCCAATCGCTTTCTGCTTGCTAGCATACTCGGTAAAACATCAGATCGTCGCTCGGGCAAACCGCACAGGTGAACTAAGCGTGGCGCAAACTGTTATGGAATACTCAAAGGCTCGTCAGGAGAAAGCCAATTGACTGGATCAGGGAAAAATTCGTCTGTTGACACACAGGTAGCTAGTGGTACCAAAGATCGTTTGAGTAGAGCTGGAGATGCAATATTGGAAATAGATGCACCTGTGGACATCAGCGATGCAGCCACAAATCAGTTGTCGGAACAGTACGTGGGACGCTGGACGCAACTGATCAGCACCACAAACTGGGAAAAGGGCAAAATCATTTGCGGTTGGCGTCAGGCGCTCGTCGATTCCGGTGCCCCCGCAGCCAGTTACTCCGATCAGGCATGGAGCCAGCGTGTGGGCGGAGTCACTTCACAGCACGTCGGACGCTTGAGGAGGGTTTCTGAGCGATTTGCCCAGCAGTTCTCGACGTTCCAAGGACTGTACTGGAGCCATTTTCTGGCGGCGCTGGAGTGGGATGATGCGGAGATGTGGTTGGAAGGTGCTGTGCAGAGCCAGTGGAGCGTTTCGGAAATGCGTCGTGCACGCTGGGAAGTCCAAGGGGCAGATCCAGCAGCCGAACCCAAAGATGCCGAGATTGCGGCTAGCAGCCTAGACGAAGACTTTGTACCGCTTGCCGAGACCACCACGCGCACTTCCGATTCACAGGCCGATGCTGACGATGCGCCGCGCGACATCCAGCAGGCCGGCCCGCGTTACGACGATCCAGACTTCGGCGATGCCGATGATACTCGTAGCCAGGCGGCAGATGACGATGCCGCGCCCTGGGAAGATGTCAACAAATCCGTTTCCATACAGTCACCGTTTGCAGGATTGCCCGAACTGCCGCCGGACCTGTCGGACGCCGTGGAGCAGTTCAAGCTAGCAATCATTCATCATCGAAGCAACGATTGGGCTGAGGTCTCTCCCGACACCGTCGTCAAAGCCTTGCAAGCGCTCAGTTCGTTTACGCTGCAGGATCACGCAGGCGACTCGCGGGTTTCACATGGCAGGCACAACTGAGC
Protein-coding regions in this window:
- a CDS encoding ABC transporter ATP-binding protein encodes the protein MNRGLQATETRAVVFESRDITRVYRMGEVDVCALRGTSLTLFEGEFVVLVGPSGSGKSTLLNILGALDLPTSGQVFYRGQELTKMSEAQLTRFRRTNVGFVFQFYNLIPSLTAEENVALVTEICENPLAPSEALELVGLAERRHHFPSQLSGGEQQRVAIARAIAKRPGVLLCDEPTGALDVTTGVRVLEVIQRVNEELGTTTAVITHNAMIAEMADRVISMSDGRIVNQRQNMRRLAPHEIQW